In the Streptomyces sp. SJL17-4 genome, CAGGGCCAGGGCCAGCAGCAGCCCGGTTACGGCTACCCGCAGCAGGCCCCCCAGGGCGTGCCGCCGCAGCAGGGCTACGGCTACCCGGCGGCTCCGCCGGTCTCCCCGTACGGCGGGGGCGGCTACCCGGGCATGGCCATGGAGATGCCCGGTGGTGTGAAGTCCGCGCGCGTGATGCTGTGGATCCTCGGCGCGTTCAACGTGCTCGGCGGCATCGCGGCGATCGGTCTCTCCTTCGCCGTCGACAGCGAGCTCGAGAAGTCGGGCGCCTCGTCCGCCGACGCCGAGGCCTTCGCCGACCTGGGCCAGGGCATCCTGATCGGCGCGGGCATCGTGTCGCTCATCTTCGCCGTGCTCGGCATGGTGCTCGCCGCCAAGTTCAAGTCCGGCGGCAACGGCGTCCGCATCGGCGCCATCGTCTGGGCCGCGTTCGCCGTGGTGTTCAGCCTCTTCTCGCTGCCGCTCGGCATCGTGAGCCTCGCCCTCGGTGTCCTGATCATCGTCTTCGTGGCGAAGTCGGACGGCTCGGCCTGGTTCAACCGCAACAAGCAGCAGTACTGATCCACACATGACGGGGGCCCGGTTCCGTACGGAACCGGGCCCCCGTCGTGTCCCCCGCGTCAGACCCGCTTGAGGACCGCGAAGCCCTCCGAGCGGTGGGTGATCGCGTACCGCGCCTCCGGATGCAGTTGCGAAGCCAGCTGCTCGGGGTCCGAGACCTGCTGCGACCAGCCGCGCAGGTCGAAGGCGAGATAGTCCGGGGTGGCGCCCTTCGAGGTGCCGACCCAGTAGACCCGGTGGTCCGCCGTGAGGTGGGCGAGGAGCGAGACGTCCGCCTCCACGCTCACCCCCTCCGGCACCGCGTCGACCGCCGCCCGCGCCTGCTCGGTCCGGGTGTCCGTCCGGTACGTCTCCGGCTTCGTCAGCTCCCGCAGCGGCAGGTTCGCGGCGAGCACCAGCGCGACCGCCGTCGCCACCGGAACGACGACCTTCCCGTACGAGGCGAGCCACGCGCGCGGGGAGGTGCGCACGGAACGGACGCCGTCCACCAGGGCCAGGAAGACCACCGGCATGAGGATGGCGCTGTAGTGCCAGTGCATGCCCCAGTGGTTGGGGTCCTGCGAGAGGAAGCGCCAGCCGAGCGTCGGCAGCACGAGCAGGATCAGCGGCGAGCGCAGCGCGAGGAAGCCGCTGATCGCGAGCAGGAAGATCACCATCTCCCAGCGCTCGCCCGAGCTGAGGGCGTCGGCGATGACCTGCCCGAAGGAGGTCTCGGTGCCCTGCCCGGTCTTCTCGATCTTCGACCAGTAGTCGTACTCGCCGACCCGGCTCGCCGCCGGGATCAGCACGAGGACGGTCAGCGCGAACGCCGCCGCGCCGAAGCCGGCCAGGGCCGCGCCGAGCTGCTTCTGCCCCTTCAGGAAGAGGACCAC is a window encoding:
- a CDS encoding DUF2079 domain-containing protein, which gives rise to MLDVQNRSAEEADTGTPGATGTESPDGLAPAPLRPYLILAGVLCGLYFLYSWVQYAHFRTPSWDLGIFGQSVRAYAEFRAPVVDIKGPGFHILGDHFSPVTALLAPLYWVWSSPVSLLFAQAALFASGAVVVGRTAQQILGSRAAGIGLALAYGLSWGLQEAVKSDFHEIAFAVPMLALTCRALLLGRWTAAAAWAAPLVLVKEDMGLTVSMVGVVLFLKGQKQLGAALAGFGAAAFALTVLVLIPAASRVGEYDYWSKIEKTGQGTETSFGQVIADALSSGERWEMVIFLLAISGFLALRSPLILLVLPTLGWRFLSQDPNHWGMHWHYSAILMPVVFLALVDGVRSVRTSPRAWLASYGKVVVPVATAVALVLAANLPLRELTKPETYRTDTRTEQARAAVDAVPEGVSVEADVSLLAHLTADHRVYWVGTSKGATPDYLAFDLRGWSQQVSDPEQLASQLHPEARYAITHRSEGFAVLKRV